The Pleomorphomonas sp. T1.2MG-36 genome has a segment encoding these proteins:
- a CDS encoding DUF2312 domain-containing protein, with the protein MESAESQGGVAAGELRQFIERVERLEEEKAALQDDIKDVMAELKGRGYDVKAVRAILKLRKQDPDERQEAEAILELYMNALGMV; encoded by the coding sequence ATGGAATCGGCAGAATCGCAGGGCGGCGTCGCGGCGGGCGAGCTGCGGCAGTTCATCGAGCGCGTCGAGCGCCTCGAGGAAGAGAAGGCGGCGCTGCAGGACGACATCAAGGACGTGATGGCCGAACTCAAGGGCCGCGGCTACGACGTCAAGGCCGTCAGGGCCATCCTGAAGCTCAGGAAGCAGGACCCGGACGAGCGTCAGGAGGCCGAGGCCATCCTCGAACTCTACATGAACGCGCTCGGCATGGTGTGA